One Nostoc sp. UHCC 0302 DNA window includes the following coding sequences:
- a CDS encoding Fur family transcriptional regulator has translation MQKQVISTKPIRSLEDALERCQVLGMRVSRQRRFILELLWQANEHLSAREIYDRLNHQGKEIGHTSVYQNLEALSSQGIIESIERCDGRLYGNISDSHSHVHCVDTNQILDVHIELPEDIIHKIEEQTGVRITEYSINFYGYRNSQES, from the coding sequence ATGCAAAAACAAGTAATTTCTACAAAACCAATTCGTTCCCTAGAAGATGCTCTTGAGCGGTGTCAAGTGCTGGGTATGCGCGTCAGTCGCCAGCGTCGCTTTATTCTGGAACTACTTTGGCAGGCTAATGAGCATCTTTCTGCTAGAGAGATTTATGATCGCTTAAACCACCAAGGTAAAGAAATCGGTCATACTTCTGTGTATCAAAATTTAGAAGCTTTATCTAGTCAAGGCATAATCGAGTCTATTGAACGCTGTGACGGGCGTTTATATGGCAATATCAGTGACTCCCACAGTCATGTTCACTGTGTGGATACAAATCAAATTCTTGATGTACATATAGAACTGCCAGAAGATATTATCCACAAAATTGAAGAACAAACAGGAGTGCGGATTACTGAATACAGTATTAACTTTTATGGCTACCGCAACTCACAAGAAAGTTAA
- a CDS encoding DUF760 domain-containing protein, translating into MVFNPDFLNDNSEEHPNQLLNDHSDEYPNQLLKYLQHQSPDVLARVAQSVSPEIKQIISQNVQGLVGMLPAENFNVQITTDRENLAGLLASAMMTGYFLRQMEQRMQLEHLSNNQ; encoded by the coding sequence ATGGTGTTTAATCCTGACTTTCTAAATGACAACTCTGAGGAACACCCGAATCAGCTTCTAAATGACCACTCTGACGAATACCCCAATCAGTTACTAAAATATCTACAGCATCAGTCTCCTGATGTTTTAGCCCGTGTTGCCCAGTCTGTTAGCCCTGAAATAAAACAAATCATCTCGCAAAATGTCCAAGGGCTAGTGGGAATGCTCCCGGCAGAAAATTTCAACGTGCAAATCACAACAGACCGGGAAAATCTAGCAGGACTTTTAGCGTCGGCAATGATGACGGGGTATTTTCTGCGCCAGATGGAACAAAGAATGCAGTTAGAGCATTTGTCTAACAATCAATAG
- a CDS encoding DUF3685 domain-containing protein, which yields MSDRPLKLLLIDQDPIFRLGLQVALDAIPNLEVVAAVESDTSALQTLAEIGQQYPHQVNLVVLELGNVRSLVSQQLGLQFCQELRVLYPNLPIMLLSSIQDQKVLMAARDIGVNGYCPKGTPVSELVAAMQEIAEGGFYWFDERTTLEEGEIGRGGEFLQIRTENSPLPLARLRNNLRLSGIGYIEATLAAVTRQLQIPGVLLLDRAILAGQRRELLAARWLLNRLLILPQERQKEQQRRITSPRQPPPIPSLSTAVTTLDSQQSQTLPSSFNSRALQSALFASCVSKLQFPLQNVTDEPLEIDIFREDKRRELLYLILQKVADQLEEMRASQVDIIQLYEIKNTLLRDLWQRATTDFFGKFSRIKVSNKNIEIVDLLLQNTQIVQKEILNSIPLVTELFSYLLFKTDLQVDNTSYPAVSVEAKSQALMILENLLIQIANGVVQPLLNYLADVEIIKQNFYTRQLISTREIERFRNNLSWKYTLNNLIKEPKAVFESRYELFVIAPRGIAKTSIYAPRSQELARLSNIPLFVTLLLEFRDAIAPRLQSLLAFLGSGIVFVLTQVIGRGLGLIGRGILQGIGSVSLTEKNLRKNSDRPK from the coding sequence ATGAGCGATCGCCCACTAAAATTATTACTTATTGACCAAGATCCAATTTTTCGTTTGGGATTACAGGTAGCTCTAGATGCAATTCCTAACTTGGAAGTTGTAGCCGCTGTAGAAAGTGATACTTCTGCCTTGCAAACTTTAGCAGAAATCGGTCAACAATATCCTCATCAAGTAAATTTGGTAGTTTTAGAATTAGGTAATGTCCGCTCTCTTGTCAGTCAGCAGCTAGGTTTGCAATTCTGTCAGGAATTGAGAGTTTTATATCCTAACCTACCAATCATGCTCCTTAGTTCTATCCAAGACCAAAAAGTCTTAATGGCAGCAAGAGATATTGGTGTAAATGGGTACTGTCCTAAAGGCACACCTGTTTCGGAGTTAGTCGCCGCTATGCAAGAAATAGCAGAGGGTGGTTTCTATTGGTTTGATGAGAGAACGACATTAGAAGAGGGAGAGATTGGAAGAGGGGGAGAATTTTTACAGATTAGAACTGAGAACTCACCTCTGCCCTTGGCTAGATTGCGAAATAATTTACGTTTATCAGGAATTGGTTACATTGAGGCTACCCTAGCAGCAGTAACGAGACAATTGCAAATACCTGGAGTACTATTACTAGACCGAGCAATTCTAGCTGGGCAACGGCGAGAACTGCTAGCAGCTCGTTGGCTGCTGAATCGGTTATTAATCTTACCACAAGAAAGGCAAAAAGAGCAGCAGAGGCGGATTACCTCGCCTAGACAACCGCCTCCCATTCCTTCCTTAAGTACTGCTGTCACCACATTAGATTCGCAACAAAGTCAAACTCTGCCATCTTCCTTCAACTCCAGAGCGCTGCAATCTGCTTTATTTGCATCTTGTGTTAGTAAACTCCAATTTCCCTTACAAAATGTCACAGATGAACCCTTAGAAATTGACATTTTTCGTGAAGATAAAAGACGAGAATTACTTTATCTGATACTACAAAAAGTTGCTGACCAGTTGGAAGAAATGAGAGCTTCTCAAGTCGATATTATTCAGCTATATGAAATAAAAAATACTTTATTACGTGATTTATGGCAAAGAGCAACCACGGATTTTTTTGGTAAATTTTCTCGAATTAAAGTTAGTAATAAGAATATAGAAATTGTTGATTTACTACTGCAAAATACACAAATTGTCCAAAAAGAAATTTTAAATTCAATTCCGCTAGTGACAGAGTTATTTTCTTATTTGCTATTTAAAACAGATTTACAAGTAGATAACACTTCTTATCCAGCAGTTAGTGTCGAAGCAAAGTCACAAGCACTAATGATTTTAGAGAATTTATTAATTCAAATTGCAAATGGAGTAGTACAACCATTACTGAATTATTTAGCAGATGTTGAAATAATCAAGCAAAATTTTTACACTCGTCAATTAATTTCTACAAGGGAGATTGAGCGTTTTAGAAATAATTTATCGTGGAAATATACTTTAAATAATTTAATAAAAGAGCCAAAAGCTGTTTTTGAAAGCCGTTACGAGCTATTTGTAATTGCACCTCGTGGTATTGCTAAAACTTCGATTTATGCGCCTCGGAGCCAAGAGTTAGCCCGGCTTTCTAATATTCCCCTCTTCGTAACACTACTTTTAGAATTTAGAGATGCGATCGCACCTCGGTTACAATCACTTTTAGCTTTTTTAGGCAGTGGGATTGTCTTCGTTCTTACTCAAGTAATTGGTCGGGGTTTAGGTCTAATAGGTCGTGGTATTCTACAAGGTATTGGCAGTGTGTCGTTGACAGAAAAAAACTTACGAAAAAATAGCGATCGGCCTAAGTGA
- a CDS encoding NAD(P)/FAD-dependent oxidoreductase, with product MAIDYDIVIIGGSLAGYYAALTATQLGATVALVEPKVNYGFIYHQALSKISNIKQYSGIHPSQPNTAEKSEKFRLGGNHATSYPFANGDAAPTGTLSANKPTEPPNGVAPQEQTFQDNQLPVAWQERMLYAQSVVSNLEEQHSPGILAALGVDVIFGSGQFQSSPQLAFSVNSRLLTARNYLLATGSRPAIPDIDGLQATGYLSLSNIYSSLNKSKLPKNWVIIGGVPQSIEIAQTLSRLGCSVTLVVKYPYILPHIDPEIAILLQAQLEVEGIRVLTETPVTQVRRIEDKKWIQAGDKAIETDEILVATGQQPNVESLNLATVGVKWYQHRLVVNDKLQTTNHHIYACGDVIGGYDFANVANYEARIALKNALFFTKFRVNYQSIPWAVFSQPTLAQVGLTEKQAKRQFNRNEVLVLQHYFKTVAAAQINDETTGICKLIVLSNGEILGASILGAAAGELINLIALAISRKIKVKHLANLSPIYPSYSEILEQTAREWNKQKLNSNIALQEFLEGFFHFRRNWNL from the coding sequence GTGGCTATTGACTACGATATCGTAATTATTGGTGGCAGTCTTGCTGGATACTATGCTGCCCTGACTGCAACCCAACTAGGCGCTACAGTCGCTCTAGTGGAACCCAAAGTAAATTACGGGTTTATTTATCACCAAGCACTTAGCAAAATCAGCAACATTAAGCAGTATTCGGGTATTCATCCCTCACAGCCCAATACCGCAGAAAAAAGCGAAAAGTTCAGACTTGGTGGTAACCACGCCACTTCCTACCCTTTTGCTAATGGAGATGCTGCGCCAACGGGAACGCTTTCAGCGAACAAGCCGACAGAACCGCCTAACGGAGTGGCTCCCCAAGAGCAAACTTTTCAAGACAATCAATTACCTGTGGCATGGCAAGAGAGGATGCTATATGCTCAATCTGTCGTCTCAAATCTCGAAGAACAGCATTCTCCCGGCATCCTAGCCGCACTGGGAGTTGATGTAATCTTTGGTAGTGGTCAATTTCAATCCTCTCCCCAATTGGCTTTTTCCGTGAATAGCCGTTTGCTTACCGCACGTAACTATTTGCTAGCTACTGGTTCGCGTCCGGCAATTCCTGATATTGATGGATTACAAGCTACTGGCTACCTTAGCTTATCTAATATTTACTCATCCTTAAATAAATCAAAACTACCTAAAAATTGGGTAATTATCGGTGGCGTTCCTCAAAGTATTGAAATAGCTCAAACTTTAAGTCGGTTAGGTTGCAGCGTCACGCTAGTAGTCAAATATCCGTATATTTTGCCCCATATTGACCCTGAGATAGCCATACTGCTGCAAGCGCAATTGGAAGTTGAAGGTATACGTGTCCTAACTGAAACGCCAGTCACTCAGGTAAGGCGAATTGAAGATAAAAAGTGGATTCAGGCAGGAGATAAGGCAATTGAAACTGATGAGATTTTAGTAGCCACTGGACAGCAGCCAAATGTTGAATCTTTAAATCTGGCAACGGTAGGTGTGAAATGGTATCAGCATCGCTTAGTAGTAAATGATAAACTGCAAACTACTAACCACCACATTTACGCTTGTGGTGATGTAATTGGTGGTTATGATTTTGCTAATGTTGCTAATTACGAAGCCAGAATCGCCCTGAAAAATGCACTCTTTTTCACAAAATTCCGAGTTAATTATCAAAGCATTCCTTGGGCAGTATTTTCTCAGCCAACGCTGGCGCAAGTGGGTTTAACAGAGAAACAGGCTAAACGGCAATTCAATCGAAATGAAGTCTTAGTTTTGCAACACTATTTTAAAACAGTAGCAGCAGCTCAAATAAATGACGAAACTACTGGTATTTGTAAATTAATTGTGCTGAGCAACGGAGAAATTTTAGGAGCTTCGATATTAGGGGCAGCAGCTGGAGAGTTAATTAATTTGATTGCTTTAGCAATATCCCGAAAAATTAAAGTTAAACATTTAGCAAATTTATCTCCAATTTATCCCAGTTACTCAGAAATTTTGGAACAAACTGCAAGAGAGTGGAATAAGCAAAAGTTAAATAGCAATATCGCTTTGCAAGAGTTTTTAGAAGGTTTCTTTCATTTTCGCCGTAATTGGAATTTGTGA
- the ispD gene encoding 2-C-methyl-D-erythritol 4-phosphate cytidylyltransferase translates to MYLLIPAAGVGKRMRSTRNKLLLEVRSQPIIAWTLKAAEAASTISWIGIIYQSADWTDLKKILADLKLTKPVELILGGSTRQESVYNGLQALPADAKQVLIHDGARCLVTPDLLNSCAQAIHHCPGLIAAVSVKDTIKIVDDNGIIQSTPDRRQLWAAQTPQGFDVKLLKQCHAEGVRLGWEVTDDAALFERCGIQVRIVEGEETNLKVTTPQDLAIAEFILNNRGL, encoded by the coding sequence GTGTATTTACTAATTCCCGCTGCCGGAGTCGGAAAAAGGATGCGTAGTACCCGCAATAAACTCCTGCTTGAAGTGCGATCGCAACCGATTATTGCCTGGACTCTCAAAGCCGCAGAAGCGGCAAGTACAATCAGTTGGATTGGAATTATTTATCAGTCTGCTGACTGGACTGACTTAAAAAAAATTCTTGCCGACTTGAAACTGACTAAACCAGTGGAATTAATTCTCGGTGGTTCTACCCGCCAAGAGTCAGTTTACAACGGCTTACAGGCGCTGCCAGCCGATGCCAAACAAGTGTTGATTCACGATGGGGCTAGATGCCTTGTCACACCAGATTTACTCAACTCTTGCGCCCAAGCGATTCACCATTGTCCTGGTTTAATTGCTGCTGTCTCAGTCAAAGACACGATTAAAATTGTTGATGATAATGGCATAATTCAGAGTACGCCCGACCGACGGCAACTGTGGGCGGCACAAACTCCCCAAGGATTTGATGTCAAATTATTAAAACAGTGCCATGCTGAAGGTGTTCGTCTGGGTTGGGAAGTAACTGATGATGCCGCTTTGTTTGAAAGGTGCGGCATCCAAGTGCGGATTGTTGAAGGAGAGGAAACAAATTTGAAAGTGACCACTCCACAAGATTTAGCGATCGCCGAATTTATCCTCAACAACAGAGGTTTATAA
- a CDS encoding phosphatidate cytidylyltransferase, with the protein MTNSNIIGLAASYAYATGLLVLGEGLRRIFGFQPDLTRKVIHIGAGMWVFGILWLFSNWKIGIIPFATFIGLNYLFYRYRFIGAMDSEDSSPGTVYFAISVTLLFGLLWRPDGPVDNVPIAVAGVMAMTWGDALAALIGKRFGKHKYQVGNSVRSWEGSAAMFVASTVAMFLVLLLLPSSSLSLLATPHSIEWSFLVAVISAFFATLAEAVSPHGTDNLSVPLVAAGVVWILIHNL; encoded by the coding sequence ATGACCAACAGTAATATTATTGGGCTAGCAGCTTCTTATGCTTATGCCACTGGTTTACTAGTCCTTGGTGAAGGGCTACGTAGAATATTTGGTTTTCAACCCGACCTAACCCGTAAAGTGATTCATATTGGTGCAGGGATGTGGGTTTTCGGTATCCTGTGGCTATTTAGCAACTGGAAAATTGGAATTATCCCCTTTGCTACATTTATCGGACTCAACTATCTGTTTTACCGTTACCGATTCATCGGCGCAATGGATAGTGAGGATAGCTCACCTGGTACTGTTTACTTCGCCATTTCAGTGACCTTGCTGTTCGGGTTATTGTGGCGACCAGATGGCCCAGTAGATAATGTTCCTATCGCTGTAGCTGGCGTGATGGCGATGACTTGGGGAGATGCACTAGCAGCATTAATCGGCAAGCGCTTCGGAAAACACAAATATCAAGTAGGAAATTCTGTACGTTCCTGGGAGGGTTCGGCAGCGATGTTTGTAGCAAGTACGGTGGCGATGTTCTTGGTGCTGCTGCTATTACCTAGTTCATCACTGAGCCTCCTAGCAACGCCACACAGTATAGAATGGTCTTTTTTGGTCGCAGTAATAAGTGCTTTTTTTGCAACCCTAGCTGAGGCAGTGTCGCCCCACGGTACAGATAATTTAAGCGTGCCACTGGTCGCAGCAGGAGTAGTATGGATACTAATTCATAATTTATAA
- a CDS encoding HhoA/HhoB/HtrA family serine endopeptidase yields the protein MNLSLKQLAIYLSLVAIGGGAGLFGSRYLLPENRSFQQLKNVTITLPPESVVPNPGDGRIGASGGENVNFIATAVQKVGPAVVRINATRKVANPISDALKNPLLRRFFGEDEQPIPQERIERGTGSGFILSEDGELLTNAHVVADTDTVQVTLKDGRTFEGKVAGIDAVTDVAVVKISANDLPTVKLGNSQNLVPGQWAIAIGNPLGLDNTVTIGIISATDRTSAQVGVPDKRVSFIQTDAAINPGNSGGPLLNAQGEVIGVNTAIRADAQGLGFAIPIETAARIANELFTKGRVQHPYLGIEMADLSPTKKLQINQENQLNIQQDTGIVIKGVLDNSPAKRGGLLPGDVIQKINGKPVKTSAQVQRLVESSSVGDILTLEVNRSGKVQSFKVQSGAYPQK from the coding sequence ATGAATTTATCCTTAAAGCAACTGGCTATCTATTTGTCTTTAGTGGCGATTGGCGGCGGTGCAGGTTTGTTTGGCAGTCGCTATCTCCTGCCAGAAAATCGCTCGTTTCAGCAGCTAAAAAATGTAACAATAACTCTGCCTCCTGAGTCTGTAGTTCCTAATCCTGGGGATGGACGGATTGGGGCTAGTGGGGGCGAAAATGTGAATTTTATTGCTACGGCAGTGCAAAAAGTTGGCCCAGCGGTGGTGCGAATTAATGCTACCCGTAAAGTGGCAAATCCTATTTCTGATGCTTTGAAAAATCCACTCTTACGGCGATTCTTTGGAGAAGACGAACAACCAATTCCCCAAGAACGGATTGAGCGCGGTACAGGGTCAGGTTTTATTTTGAGCGAAGATGGAGAATTACTTACCAATGCTCATGTAGTAGCAGACACGGATACAGTACAAGTCACCCTCAAGGATGGTCGGACTTTTGAGGGAAAAGTCGCGGGAATTGATGCTGTAACAGATGTAGCAGTCGTGAAAATTAGCGCCAATGATTTGCCTACAGTGAAGTTGGGCAATTCGCAAAACTTAGTTCCAGGACAATGGGCGATCGCTATTGGTAATCCCCTGGGTTTAGATAATACTGTAACCATTGGGATCATCAGTGCTACGGATCGCACCAGCGCTCAAGTGGGTGTCCCAGATAAGCGTGTCAGCTTTATCCAAACTGATGCGGCAATTAATCCTGGTAATTCTGGTGGCCCCTTATTGAACGCTCAAGGCGAAGTCATTGGCGTTAACACTGCTATCCGTGCCGATGCTCAAGGACTCGGTTTTGCCATCCCGATTGAAACTGCTGCCCGCATTGCCAATGAACTGTTTACCAAAGGGCGTGTGCAACATCCATATTTGGGTATTGAAATGGCAGACCTTTCGCCCACTAAAAAATTGCAAATTAATCAAGAAAATCAGCTCAACATTCAGCAGGACACAGGAATTGTCATTAAAGGAGTTCTCGACAATTCCCCAGCCAAGCGTGGAGGATTGCTTCCTGGAGACGTGATTCAAAAAATTAACGGGAAACCTGTCAAAACATCTGCCCAAGTTCAGAGGCTAGTAGAGTCTAGTTCAGTCGGAGATATTCTGACGCTTGAAGTCAACCGCAGTGGTAAAGTTCAAAGCTTCAAAGTGCAGTCAGGAGCCTACCCACAAAAATAG
- a CDS encoding M23 family metallopeptidase: protein MNLPYRQLFLCSLFSVLGLVSILPNSNSANAAVEACPTPALSRFQRHKVARGENVESIAQRYNLIPATIIGMNPALQNGTITVGSILQIPPYNGVVVEVPRGQTWREVAAKYKVRADTLFEVNGCQKDPRIVFVPGVNWSPNGFVTESRPLTSTNIPKRVSIAGYPLAQEATVGLAYGWQINPSTGKVFFHSGVDLLAAVGTPVEAIAPGTVAFASEQGTYGKLVIINHGGGLQSRYAQLDGIKVTVGQQVNKGDLIGTVGTSGQPTSRQPHLHFEMRSSSSLGWVAEDPKGYLKR, encoded by the coding sequence ATGAATTTACCTTATCGTCAACTATTTCTTTGTAGCTTATTTAGTGTCTTGGGGCTAGTATCCATACTGCCAAACTCGAACAGTGCCAACGCTGCTGTAGAGGCTTGTCCAACTCCGGCTCTATCTCGCTTCCAGCGCCATAAAGTGGCTCGTGGCGAAAATGTGGAGAGTATAGCGCAGCGCTACAATCTTATTCCTGCAACTATTATCGGGATGAATCCAGCTTTACAAAACGGTACAATTACCGTTGGTAGCATACTTCAGATTCCTCCTTACAACGGGGTTGTGGTTGAAGTGCCTCGCGGTCAGACTTGGCGAGAAGTAGCAGCAAAGTATAAAGTCCGTGCTGATACATTGTTTGAGGTAAATGGCTGCCAAAAAGATCCCAGAATAGTCTTTGTTCCAGGGGTAAATTGGTCACCTAATGGTTTTGTAACTGAGTCCCGCCCGCTTACTAGTACAAACATTCCCAAACGTGTTTCCATCGCTGGTTACCCCTTGGCGCAAGAGGCAACTGTGGGGTTAGCTTACGGCTGGCAAATTAATCCTTCTACAGGTAAAGTATTCTTTCATAGCGGTGTTGATTTATTAGCAGCAGTAGGCACTCCTGTAGAAGCGATCGCTCCTGGAACTGTAGCTTTTGCTAGCGAACAGGGTACTTATGGGAAGTTGGTAATAATTAATCACGGTGGCGGACTCCAAAGTCGCTATGCCCAACTTGACGGTATCAAAGTTACTGTTGGTCAGCAAGTGAACAAAGGAGACTTAATAGGAACAGTAGGCACTAGTGGACAACCAACTTCTAGACAACCACACCTGCATTTTGAAATGCGTTCTAGCTCATCTCTAGGTTGGGTAGCAGAAGATCCAAAAGGTTATTTGAAAAGATAA
- a CDS encoding glycosyltransferase family 9 protein: MRVVALVPGGIGDQILFFPTLDDLKRYYPNAQIDVVVEPRSKSAYRVSKSVHEVLSFDYKDRNSMADWGNLVGTIRDREYDVAISARQSWLVSLLLWLTGIPKRIGYQGKGAVFLTDLVPLKTAQYAAAAYHDLLQPFGVNAPTPELKVNVPKPDIEWAQTEQKRLGVHETGYVLIYSGSDELSHYPVKNWRQIIQDLQNKQPDLPVVIIKEPDDEKFVRSLLASTPNLKVISPNDIGKLTAIIGGASLFLSTESAPLHLSVAVQTYTIALLGSTDPTKLLPKSDKFLAIQSPTGKIADISPKVVLDKIWGG, translated from the coding sequence ATGCGAGTAGTAGCCCTTGTCCCTGGCGGAATTGGCGACCAAATTCTCTTTTTTCCGACTTTAGATGACCTGAAGCGCTATTACCCCAACGCTCAGATAGATGTTGTTGTGGAACCCCGGTCAAAGTCTGCCTACCGTGTGAGCAAATCAGTTCACGAAGTACTAAGCTTTGACTACAAAGACCGTAACAGTATGGCTGATTGGGGCAACTTAGTGGGTACGATTCGCGATCGCGAGTACGATGTTGCCATTAGTGCTAGGCAAAGCTGGTTAGTTAGTCTTTTACTTTGGTTAACAGGAATTCCCAAACGCATTGGCTACCAAGGCAAAGGAGCAGTTTTTCTTACCGACCTTGTGCCATTGAAAACAGCTCAGTATGCAGCCGCTGCATACCATGACTTGCTGCAACCATTTGGCGTAAACGCCCCTACCCCAGAACTAAAAGTAAATGTACCAAAGCCAGATATTGAGTGGGCGCAAACAGAACAGAAACGCTTAGGCGTGCATGAAACAGGCTATGTTTTGATTTATAGCGGTTCTGATGAGTTGTCCCATTATCCAGTTAAGAACTGGCGGCAAATAATTCAAGATTTACAAAATAAGCAGCCGGATCTACCTGTAGTAATCATTAAGGAGCCTGACGATGAAAAATTTGTGCGATCGCTTTTGGCCTCCACTCCAAATCTCAAGGTGATTTCCCCAAATGATATTGGCAAATTAACCGCCATAATTGGTGGGGCAAGTTTATTTTTGTCCACTGAAAGTGCGCCATTGCACCTAAGCGTGGCAGTCCAAACTTATACCATTGCCTTACTTGGTTCCACAGATCCAACTAAGTTATTGCCAAAAAGCGATAAATTCCTGGCAATTCAATCTCCCACGGGAAAAATTGCAGATATTTCTCCCAAAGTAGTCTTGGATAAAATCTGGGGGGGATGA
- a CDS encoding CRR6 family NdhI maturation factor, whose translation MTITITLNNDSINHLDLSPASTVIEQLLQEGEIASHEQQLCFDIKYDLEPGDPRELSEIPEVRLWFVRLDAKYPWLPFLLDWKAGEFARYAAMLVPHQFSSQEGIQYNPEALEIFLMHKIFILGDWLKQQNIPSLSRLKSMAQMLGYELDDALFEIF comes from the coding sequence ATGACAATCACGATTACCCTTAACAATGACTCCATAAACCATCTGGATTTGTCGCCTGCGTCAACGGTAATTGAACAACTGTTGCAAGAGGGAGAAATAGCTTCCCATGAACAGCAGTTGTGCTTTGATATTAAATACGATTTGGAACCAGGTGATCCGCGAGAACTTTCAGAAATTCCAGAAGTCCGGCTGTGGTTTGTTCGGCTAGATGCCAAATATCCCTGGTTGCCATTTTTGCTAGATTGGAAAGCTGGAGAATTTGCTCGTTACGCCGCGATGCTTGTACCACATCAATTCAGCTCCCAAGAAGGCATTCAGTACAATCCTGAAGCTTTAGAAATCTTTTTGATGCACAAAATTTTTATTTTAGGTGATTGGCTCAAACAGCAGAATATTCCGAGTCTATCGCGACTGAAGTCGATGGCACAAATGCTTGGTTATGAGTTAGATGATGCTTTATTTGAGATTTTTTAA
- the scpB gene encoding SMC-Scp complex subunit ScpB: MITPIATKIEAILYLKGKPLSLGEIAEYAACDRAKIKEGIIELMDNYARRDTALEVVETPDGYSLQLRSDFHDLVQTLIPVELGVGALRTLAAIALNSPILQSDLINLRGSGVYQHVPELVELGFVRKRRDSDSRSYSLQVTSKFHQYFQIEQLPQIFAISEKEEQLELELQLEAK; the protein is encoded by the coding sequence ATGATTACACCCATAGCGACAAAGATAGAAGCGATTCTCTATTTAAAGGGTAAGCCCCTGTCGCTCGGCGAAATCGCCGAGTACGCAGCGTGCGATCGCGCCAAAATTAAAGAAGGCATCATTGAACTGATGGACAATTATGCCCGCCGAGATACTGCCTTAGAAGTTGTAGAAACCCCAGATGGTTACAGTTTGCAGTTGCGGTCAGACTTTCATGATTTAGTGCAAACGCTGATTCCAGTAGAATTGGGTGTAGGTGCATTGCGGACTTTAGCAGCGATCGCCCTCAATAGTCCTATACTCCAAAGTGACTTAATTAATCTGCGCGGTTCAGGAGTATATCAACACGTTCCAGAACTAGTGGAACTTGGGTTTGTCCGGAAACGCCGAGATAGTGACTCTCGTTCCTACTCGCTGCAAGTAACCTCTAAATTTCATCAGTATTTCCAAATCGAACAACTTCCACAAATATTTGCAATCAGTGAGAAGGAAGAACAATTAGAACTAGAACTACAACTAGAAGCAAAATAA